In Fluviispira sanaruensis, a genomic segment contains:
- a CDS encoding RICIN domain-containing protein — translation MNNGTGKCLDVSNHSTADGANIQILECTGALNQI, via the coding sequence ATAAATAACGGCACCGGTAAATGTCTCGATGTATCTAATCATAGTACCGCCGACGGTGCAAATATTCAAATATTGGAATGCACTGGTGCGCTTAACCAGATATGA
- the pth gene encoding aminoacyl-tRNA hydrolase: MFVIVGLGNPGNQYENTRHNIGFMLIDKIASEAGVFLSQNRFGAQTARAKWEGYDVFLVKPQSYMNLSGDSVQQVLSFFKLSEQELIVVFDDLDQAHGAVKTRLGGGHGGHNGIRDILAKTSEDKFYRVKIGIGKPEHKSATANWVLGKFTQQEINSLEQDSFPLAKSRIVDILRQLTKKK; encoded by the coding sequence GTGTTTGTTATTGTCGGCCTAGGTAATCCTGGCAATCAATATGAAAACACACGCCATAACATCGGCTTCATGCTCATCGATAAGATAGCTTCTGAAGCCGGTGTTTTTTTATCCCAAAATCGTTTTGGTGCACAAACAGCTCGAGCGAAATGGGAAGGTTATGATGTTTTTCTAGTTAAACCGCAAAGTTATATGAATCTATCCGGCGACAGCGTTCAACAAGTGCTCAGTTTTTTTAAGCTATCTGAACAAGAACTGATTGTTGTTTTTGATGACCTCGACCAGGCACACGGCGCAGTCAAAACCCGCTTAGGCGGTGGACACGGTGGACACAATGGAATACGAGATATACTTGCCAAAACTAGCGAAGACAAATTCTATCGGGTTAAAATTGGTATTGGCAAGCCAGAACACAAAAGCGCCACCGCAAATTGGGTCTTAGGCAAGTTCACTCAACAAGAAATCAATTCCTTAGAGCAAGACAGTTTTCCTCTGGCAAAAAGCCGAATTGTCGATATACTTCGTCAGCTCACTAAGAAAAAGTAA
- a CDS encoding 50S ribosomal protein L25, giving the protein MTLENIVIHAQVRESASKSAVRKHRQSGLVPGVLYRKGTAVQIAISSSNLPKEHTRSSVVKLVLNGEEKSVLMREVQVHPLTDKPLHFDFQEVQENDVVRTHVPLNFVGLTREQEKEGAFNIRTRYLEIKTKLANLPRSIEVDVSGLKADQSVQLHDLKLAEGVVVRTGKGKNVALASLVKI; this is encoded by the coding sequence ATGACTTTAGAAAACATTGTAATTCACGCACAAGTGCGTGAATCTGCTAGCAAAAGCGCCGTTCGCAAGCACCGCCAAAGTGGGCTTGTACCTGGTGTTCTTTATAGAAAAGGAACTGCAGTGCAAATTGCTATTTCTTCTTCTAACCTTCCAAAAGAACACACACGCTCCAGCGTTGTGAAACTTGTTCTCAATGGAGAAGAAAAATCTGTTCTTATGCGCGAAGTTCAAGTACACCCTCTCACTGACAAACCCCTTCATTTTGACTTCCAAGAAGTTCAAGAAAATGATGTTGTTCGTACACATGTACCTCTTAATTTTGTTGGCCTAACTCGCGAGCAAGAAAAAGAAGGCGCATTTAACATCCGCACGCGTTATCTCGAAATCAAGACTAAACTTGCTAACCTTCCTCGTTCAATCGAAGTAGATGTAAGCGGTTTAAAAGCAGATCAGTCTGTCCAACTTCATGACCTTAAGCTCGCTGAAGGTGTTGTCGTTCGTACAGGTAAAGGCAAAAATGTTGCCCTTGCATCTCTTGTTAAGATTTAA
- the pal gene encoding peptidoglycan-associated lipoprotein Pal: MNFSKVVLVSSVLVAAFSLASCSSTKKSESPSKPSESNSQAATPVETHNPDSANLKTIYFDFNKYDIRADQKETANKMAETLKANSNLSVRIEGHTDDRGSAEYNMALGQKRAKSLENYLKANGVTNSIETISYGKERPAAHGDNEAAWSKNRRDEVVNVK, translated from the coding sequence ATGAATTTCTCTAAGGTAGTTTTAGTTTCTTCTGTCCTCGTGGCTGCGTTTTCTCTTGCAAGTTGCTCAAGTACCAAGAAGTCTGAGAGCCCAAGCAAGCCTTCTGAATCTAACTCGCAAGCGGCGACTCCTGTTGAGACGCACAATCCAGATTCTGCAAATTTAAAAACAATCTATTTTGATTTTAATAAATATGATATTCGTGCAGATCAAAAAGAAACAGCTAATAAAATGGCTGAAACATTAAAGGCGAATTCAAACTTGAGTGTTCGTATTGAAGGCCACACAGATGATCGTGGATCAGCTGAATACAACATGGCATTGGGTCAAAAACGTGCAAAATCGTTAGAAAATTACTTAAAAGCGAATGGTGTTACAAATTCCATCGAAACCATAAGCTATGGTAAAGAGCGTCCTGCAGCTCATGGTGATAATGAAGCCGCTTGGTCTAAAAACCGTCGTGATGAAGTAGTCAATGTAAAGTGA
- a CDS encoding HAD family hydrolase: protein MKNKQGNSKSPIKSSEIKRIRSKITISGDWWIGKTHVLLDMDGTLIDQPGALFHNLFAMGVLFRMRSFGSLTQLIKAAQKTKKILLSPHSFSTNEEAFFETLASELNTNRKKIERFMSKFFDSDYPFICLFLHSDPYARRLVDLLHASNRHITLATNAVFGRKEIELRLKASDLFLHDFDLVTSWDVMKTTKPNANFFDETLKKIGASPDNTVMIGNDPYYDLPAHTLGIQTLLVGNKLNLKDIVESLEENVKNNPRF, encoded by the coding sequence ATGAAAAATAAACAAGGAAACTCAAAATCACCAATAAAAAGTTCAGAAATAAAAAGAATACGCAGTAAAATAACCATATCTGGTGATTGGTGGATAGGAAAAACCCATGTACTTCTTGATATGGATGGAACTTTAATTGACCAACCAGGTGCACTTTTCCATAATTTATTTGCTATGGGAGTTTTATTTAGAATGAGAAGCTTCGGTTCTCTTACACAGTTAATAAAAGCTGCTCAAAAAACAAAAAAAATTCTCCTCTCACCACATTCTTTTTCTACAAATGAAGAAGCATTTTTTGAAACTTTGGCTTCAGAACTAAATACAAATAGAAAAAAAATTGAACGATTTATGTCAAAATTCTTTGACTCTGACTATCCTTTTATTTGTCTTTTTCTCCACTCTGACCCCTATGCGCGAAGACTGGTTGACTTACTCCATGCGAGTAATAGACATATTACTTTAGCAACAAATGCTGTTTTTGGTCGAAAAGAAATAGAACTGCGCTTAAAAGCAAGTGATTTATTTTTACATGATTTTGATCTTGTAACTTCATGGGATGTTATGAAAACAACAAAACCCAATGCCAACTTTTTTGATGAAACATTAAAAAAAATTGGAGCCTCACCAGATAACACGGTGATGATTGGGAATGATCCTTATTATGATCTCCCCGCTCACACCCTTGGTATCCAGACCCTACTTGTTGGTAATAAGCTCAATCTAAAGGATATAGTAGAATCTCTCGAAGAAAACGTGAAAAATAATCCACGCTTTTAA
- a CDS encoding tetratricopeptide repeat protein → MPLRTKSINIKGLKQRQNIVFSINFSLKPRSYKLKKTTENFLNDANKYIFVQDFERAEAILKQLTRKYPEDYEILFRRVEVSSKRDTLPELIHEFKKLCKDFPLSKAIEFAHILAKIRLLNQIDSKKDKMHTPIKHAFEATRNIEHISPQRMPLVNMLSNKKLRINRTLDIPDDYIAEESPKFDSLYLDAEVKKEKPATANPESKEFLLEKTLNLQSKYPENYAAWYLAGCALECNGKLSEAIEKWDQAFKLNSKSTSILATLTELQQLGVIPENSPDYSEIFESLDKYLVHGHFETHTSLYNEFINSGDHKNAIGALKTLADWLQKQYGEVPIEVEILCLLGAMQAYKLAKNQAAAEACRSEVENLVIACKKSPRDMNQISFIAQLCEEYGLKSVARICYFAILISLDTPQDLIIQTASHCVSTNPSDGLLECLKVAYKNTHGCAEVRFCMLLCGLKTEKVDISEYMQKKNKIRELITIDSNSPVVFPTLEELYSLYNFDPEVNYYLGEINSKIGNYYNAKKHFQNMFSLDYFNTDGTLRYIFFLLKSHDYNTAREVAQEALSLATITEQQSNEMHWSIAAAFYSEGGFEKTHHEILKSLENDPWNHSYLVLYLRANLNIDGNEFLKEKENIIKEFEEALLNLETTSLHKNEIIEKLISHGNDCLRSGFSEYAWVLGKCAMLMSENINEQLLYFLAKAGAGYNARTAVQQILLLLRQKNGPKEFHFGTLSTCIAQIYSFSGDWPLVDEWLNISKNNRALFNKVTKPKLFELEALSITMKGSDLKRAQSLLEAAIDSYDNIHKVPMDTKVLHGYILVAQGQFNAGIEKMQNNISSNASVQSLYFLVKGLERAGQLDNTTKETISHLFQIYPTNTFEQKMIEEIFYTVGSKNSTSPVGLAC, encoded by the coding sequence ATGCCGTTAAGAACCAAGAGTATAAATATCAAAGGTTTAAAACAGAGACAAAACATTGTCTTTAGTATCAATTTCTCTTTAAAACCACGCTCTTATAAACTCAAAAAAACGACTGAAAACTTTTTGAACGACGCTAATAAGTATATTTTTGTCCAAGATTTTGAAAGAGCCGAAGCCATATTAAAACAACTGACTCGTAAATACCCCGAGGACTATGAAATTCTTTTCAGACGTGTTGAGGTTTCTTCTAAAAGAGACACTCTTCCAGAACTTATACATGAGTTTAAAAAACTCTGTAAAGATTTCCCTTTATCTAAAGCAATTGAGTTTGCCCATATTTTAGCAAAGATCCGACTTTTAAATCAAATTGATAGTAAAAAAGACAAAATGCACACACCTATCAAGCATGCATTTGAAGCAACGCGAAATATTGAGCACATTTCTCCGCAAAGAATGCCTTTAGTGAATATGTTGTCAAATAAAAAACTGAGGATCAATCGGACTCTAGATATTCCAGATGATTATATTGCGGAAGAAAGTCCGAAATTTGACTCTCTTTATCTTGATGCTGAGGTTAAAAAAGAAAAACCTGCGACAGCCAACCCTGAAAGCAAAGAATTTTTGCTTGAAAAAACTCTCAATTTGCAATCAAAATACCCAGAGAATTATGCCGCTTGGTACCTTGCTGGTTGTGCACTTGAATGCAACGGAAAGTTGAGCGAGGCTATTGAAAAGTGGGATCAAGCTTTCAAACTCAACTCAAAATCCACATCAATATTAGCAACACTAACTGAGCTCCAGCAACTTGGTGTTATCCCAGAAAATTCCCCTGATTATTCTGAAATATTTGAATCACTTGATAAATATTTAGTGCATGGGCATTTCGAAACACACACTTCTTTATACAATGAATTTATTAACTCAGGAGATCATAAAAATGCAATTGGAGCCTTAAAAACTCTAGCAGATTGGTTGCAAAAACAGTACGGTGAAGTGCCAATAGAAGTGGAAATTCTTTGTTTACTTGGAGCAATGCAAGCATACAAATTAGCAAAAAATCAAGCTGCCGCAGAAGCATGCCGTAGTGAAGTTGAAAATTTAGTTATTGCTTGCAAGAAATCTCCTCGAGATATGAACCAAATTTCATTTATTGCGCAACTTTGCGAAGAATATGGTTTAAAATCTGTTGCACGCATTTGTTACTTTGCAATTTTAATTTCACTCGATACTCCACAAGATCTTATTATCCAAACAGCTTCTCATTGTGTCAGCACAAATCCATCAGATGGTTTGCTTGAATGTCTCAAAGTCGCTTATAAAAACACCCATGGGTGCGCTGAAGTTAGATTTTGTATGCTTTTATGTGGTTTAAAAACTGAAAAAGTTGATATTTCTGAATATATGCAGAAGAAAAATAAAATTAGAGAGTTGATTACGATTGACTCAAATAGTCCGGTCGTATTTCCAACCTTGGAAGAACTCTACTCGCTTTATAATTTTGACCCTGAAGTCAATTACTATTTAGGTGAAATAAACTCAAAGATTGGCAATTATTATAATGCAAAAAAACATTTTCAGAATATGTTTTCTTTAGATTATTTCAACACTGATGGCACTTTAAGATATATTTTCTTTCTATTAAAATCGCATGATTATAACACAGCTCGCGAAGTTGCTCAAGAAGCTTTGAGTTTGGCTACAATAACGGAACAGCAATCCAACGAAATGCACTGGAGTATTGCGGCTGCTTTTTATTCTGAAGGCGGATTTGAAAAAACACATCATGAGATTCTTAAATCTTTGGAAAATGATCCATGGAATCATTCTTATTTAGTTCTATATTTAAGAGCAAACTTGAATATAGATGGAAACGAGTTTCTTAAAGAAAAAGAAAATATAATTAAAGAATTTGAAGAAGCACTTTTAAATCTTGAAACGACATCGTTACATAAAAATGAAATAATTGAAAAGTTAATTTCGCATGGTAATGATTGCCTGCGCAGTGGATTTTCAGAATATGCTTGGGTTCTCGGAAAATGTGCAATGCTTATGAGTGAAAATATAAATGAACAATTATTATATTTTCTTGCTAAAGCGGGTGCGGGCTACAATGCAAGAACTGCTGTGCAACAAATTTTACTCTTATTGCGCCAAAAAAATGGACCTAAGGAGTTCCATTTTGGTACTCTTTCTACTTGTATTGCGCAAATATATAGCTTTTCTGGAGATTGGCCTCTTGTTGATGAGTGGCTAAATATATCCAAAAATAATCGTGCTCTCTTTAATAAAGTGACAAAGCCTAAATTATTTGAACTTGAAGCATTAAGTATTACGATGAAAGGCTCTGATTTAAAAAGAGCGCAAAGTCTTTTAGAAGCAGCAATTGATTCATATGATAATATTCATAAAGTCCCTATGGATACGAAAGTCTTACATGGATATATTCTCGTTGCACAAGGGCAATTCAATGCTGGAATTGAAAAAATGCAAAATAATATCAGCTCAAATGCTTCGGTTCAAAGTCTATACTTTTTAGTGAAAGGCCTAGAGCGAGCTGGCCAACTTGATAACACCACAAAAGAAACAATTTCACATCTTTTTCAAATTTATCCAACAAATACTTTTGAACAAAAAATGATTGAAGAGATATTTTACACTGTAGGTTCTAAAAACTCTACAAGTCCTGTCGGTTTAGCTTGCTAA
- the pilM gene encoding pilus assembly protein PilM has translation MQKILGLDIGSYSIKAVIIWNDYKNYIVHQFFEQLVEIKEGLDERTAQSQAIAELLAKNKPVYDVMYAALDSRFASIRRVDFDNIKKRDIPSFLENELESSSPFAIEDSILDYQLIDYTKSHSSLLAVLCKKESIRDLIENFEREHLRTKVVDVDNLTYLNMISFLQVQYDPISQDKNQSETYKEEEFLNSKNSCSLIINIGHSKTTLTYLNNKKILFTRIINMAGLYFTEVIKKEFNLKYEEADALKCYVSSIDSSTIEENSKSKIVSLILANAVSELAGEISRTIQTFQEKNKEKIRCIYLTGGSSVIKGISHQYEEYLKIPVREIILKKENFSYNTDSTNLGSFVSVEPSLNNISQSLAIAMRGLPINGAISKINLRKGEFAQISNYDKLIKQIVLYSSAALVVIFCLLLSYFIRSITYGNQISNLKTQFRKDVISMFSGEPYPLRLISSRKDWNFDKYGSEALLLLNQSLKNKKRLVDTLAETEPPFVLKILNQISEAVPKPLYFEVTQFKINDSAVYIEAETSSSANVKKIIELVSALKIFEQVTKNKEESKIGSANKLIHFSFTAIFKNDEA, from the coding sequence ATGCAGAAGATTCTCGGGCTTGATATTGGATCCTATTCAATTAAGGCAGTTATTATATGGAATGATTATAAAAACTACATTGTCCACCAGTTTTTTGAGCAACTGGTTGAAATAAAAGAAGGATTGGACGAAAGGACAGCTCAGTCACAAGCAATTGCTGAGCTTTTAGCAAAAAATAAACCCGTATACGATGTCATGTATGCGGCATTAGATTCTCGCTTCGCTTCCATCCGCAGAGTCGATTTTGATAATATTAAAAAAAGAGACATCCCTAGTTTTTTAGAAAATGAATTGGAAAGTTCGAGTCCATTTGCCATAGAAGATTCCATATTAGATTATCAACTGATTGATTATACAAAATCTCATTCATCTTTATTAGCCGTTTTGTGTAAAAAGGAGAGTATTCGAGATCTGATTGAGAATTTTGAACGAGAGCATCTACGGACAAAAGTTGTAGATGTTGATAATTTAACTTATCTAAATATGATTTCATTTTTGCAAGTGCAATATGACCCAATTAGTCAAGATAAAAATCAATCTGAGACATATAAAGAGGAAGAGTTTTTAAATTCAAAAAACTCTTGCAGTTTGATTATAAATATCGGACATAGTAAAACAACCTTGACTTATTTGAACAATAAAAAAATTCTATTTACTCGCATAATAAATATGGCTGGATTATATTTTACAGAGGTGATTAAGAAAGAATTCAACTTAAAATATGAAGAAGCTGACGCATTAAAATGCTATGTGAGCAGCATAGATAGTTCTACTATAGAAGAGAATAGTAAATCTAAAATTGTTTCGTTAATATTAGCAAATGCTGTGAGTGAACTTGCTGGTGAAATTTCTCGAACGATACAAACGTTTCAAGAAAAGAATAAAGAAAAAATTCGATGCATATATTTAACAGGTGGTTCCAGTGTTATCAAAGGTATTTCTCATCAATATGAAGAATATCTTAAAATACCTGTGAGAGAAATCATACTAAAGAAAGAGAATTTTAGTTATAATACAGATAGTACCAACTTAGGATCTTTTGTATCTGTAGAGCCAAGTCTCAATAATATTTCTCAATCTTTAGCAATCGCCATGCGTGGCTTGCCAATCAATGGGGCTATATCTAAAATAAATTTGCGCAAAGGTGAGTTTGCGCAAATTAGCAATTATGATAAATTGATAAAGCAAATTGTTTTATATTCATCTGCAGCATTAGTTGTTATATTCTGTTTATTATTGAGCTATTTTATAAGATCAATTACGTATGGAAATCAAATAAGCAATTTAAAAACTCAATTTAGAAAAGACGTCATTTCAATGTTTTCAGGTGAGCCCTACCCTCTCCGTCTCATTTCAAGTAGGAAAGATTGGAATTTTGATAAATATGGCTCAGAGGCTCTTTTATTATTAAATCAAAGTTTAAAAAATAAAAAACGACTTGTGGATACTTTAGCGGAAACTGAGCCTCCATTTGTTTTAAAAATTCTCAATCAAATTTCAGAAGCCGTCCCCAAACCACTTTATTTTGAAGTCACTCAATTTAAAATTAATGATTCTGCTGTTTATATTGAAGCAGAAACGTCAAGCTCAGCAAATGTAAAGAAAATAATTGAATTAGTTTCTGCACTTAAAATTTTTGAACAAGTAACAAAAAACAAAGAAGAAAGTAAAATCGGCAGTGCGAATAAATTAATTCATTTTTCTTTCACAGCAATTTTTAAAAATGATGAGGCGTAA
- a CDS encoding 1-aminocyclopropane-1-carboxylate deaminase produces the protein MKNYEIIVNYLNSFPMMNYPKTSRIHKLRSIQNKESGIFVKREDELGFGVSGTKIRKYLSLIPFLKNQNFQEVIVWGGAFSNNVLSAVQLLIESGIKPILFFDAKNKNQLIGNYLLTSLFLEKNSIHWLDKEVLNNKDCVINTYKENQLKKGIHVGYIEEGANMYEAFPGACSLALDILRNEKENLIDFNDIFIDAGTGLSAIALIICLSFLNVNKKIHIILVAGNEKEFNKSLSLFKNNFEIEIKNKIEFLIPYDFYYPSTAKSFGSINNNIFNIIKMTAQLDGIITDPIYSAKLFNTSKNIIKNNNLSGNILLIHSGGSLSLFGFSEKLRKLI, from the coding sequence ATGAAAAATTATGAAATAATAGTTAATTATTTAAATTCATTCCCTATGATGAATTACCCTAAAACCTCGCGAATTCACAAACTCAGATCAATTCAAAATAAAGAAAGCGGTATTTTTGTAAAGCGAGAAGACGAACTCGGCTTTGGGGTGAGTGGGACTAAAATTCGCAAATACTTAAGCCTGATTCCCTTCTTAAAGAATCAAAATTTTCAAGAAGTTATTGTTTGGGGAGGAGCTTTCTCAAATAATGTTTTATCTGCAGTTCAATTGCTCATTGAAAGCGGGATAAAGCCAATTCTCTTTTTTGATGCAAAAAATAAAAATCAATTGATAGGAAACTATTTATTAACCTCGTTGTTTCTAGAAAAAAATTCTATTCATTGGCTTGATAAGGAAGTACTTAATAATAAAGATTGTGTTATAAATACTTATAAGGAAAATCAATTAAAAAAAGGAATACACGTCGGATATATTGAAGAAGGGGCGAATATGTATGAAGCTTTTCCCGGAGCTTGCTCCCTGGCTCTTGATATTTTACGCAATGAGAAAGAAAATCTGATCGATTTTAATGATATCTTTATCGATGCAGGTACAGGTTTGAGTGCAATTGCACTGATTATTTGCTTGTCATTTTTAAATGTAAATAAAAAAATCCACATAATACTTGTCGCTGGAAACGAAAAGGAATTTAATAAGTCACTTAGTTTATTTAAGAATAATTTTGAGATAGAAATAAAGAATAAAATTGAATTTTTAATTCCCTATGATTTTTATTATCCAAGCACAGCTAAATCTTTTGGCTCCATTAATAACAATATTTTTAATATTATTAAAATGACTGCACAATTGGATGGAATCATTACCGATCCAATTTATAGCGCAAAATTATTTAATACCTCTAAAAATATAATAAAAAACAATAATTTATCTGGCAACATTTTATTAATCCATTCGGGCGGAAGTCTCAGTTTATTTGGATTTTCTGAAAAACTAAGAAAACTTATTTAA
- a CDS encoding tetratricopeptide repeat protein, translating to MKDCHHRFSFSKRNYILLIYFIFICFTLKSNAQLPSSLTENFLPRLQSGPPIKIYAAYDSPIPLKVTLADDASSKNSSISWILNNKKICTGISCEILLKEKEFKELTPVLFIITANSYGGTTYSYEFKMHTKQGFDSEKWNKEVAYLKQNSIPKDTQNPPNFSTQSVVSLFGKGTLIQNDYMLYIGKVPRKFSWNLGYFETDNVDALRITDSESGVWFLLPSTRLSLNEENEDDNARVAELNFGNIRTKASGNLYDTDEKTKEFSTKMIILTNEVQLNIPRGGDALITRETDKKGEYYTRVISIGGVIKIIPNVKNLNEQVKDKYKNIYLGAGMELIIYGNGKLLPVSSPKTAVIDNFLAFTTTPDELEARKLVVNDSNLNEVLEKAVILAQHEEYFELLNLLAPYQGDFSQNALLPYYFGYAKKGLFQTYDAKKYFLMAQKLDPKLSYAHWQMGLIYLDEKKYTEALNELLIAKKNFNLDEKLNHEYEYYVGVAYYFKNMLQEAKQAFKNAVWDNELDPALRQSAAEFLKKINVDKPWSLIVPIGIQYDGNVLSVAQNQSLPSQYASQSSWRTVAGGIYTYDTSKINEDAGWFLGGGGKAFYVKNLTSTYSDLDTLIVEGSVYETSRNYLEIDGKKEKESYRLYQTAGTIFVDNSFDMQYFLFGINYKELELNMGIQIDISTRSTLYQKSGLIYNQYYNMSFGNYGVFKLDLALQGQEQVMFNTTSSVGHTIEAIATPSATYAYDSKTSLKLSNTFDFLYVFLNPLQSYYKFIPTAAVNYFFLDWLIGTLSLSYEYDIVFPGPSNVSRPGFALLVTGIF from the coding sequence ATGAAGGATTGTCATCATAGGTTTAGTTTTTCAAAGCGTAACTATATTCTGCTTATTTATTTTATATTTATTTGTTTTACTTTAAAATCGAATGCCCAACTTCCATCTTCTCTCACTGAAAATTTCCTGCCCCGCCTTCAATCGGGGCCACCGATTAAGATTTATGCTGCGTATGATTCACCCATTCCATTGAAAGTAACTTTAGCTGACGATGCATCTTCAAAAAATTCATCAATAAGTTGGATATTGAATAACAAAAAAATATGCACAGGTATTTCTTGTGAAATTCTTTTAAAGGAAAAAGAATTTAAAGAATTGACCCCTGTTCTTTTTATTATCACTGCAAATAGCTATGGGGGCACAACTTACTCCTATGAATTCAAAATGCATACTAAACAAGGGTTTGATTCCGAAAAGTGGAACAAAGAAGTCGCTTATCTAAAACAAAATTCAATTCCAAAAGACACACAAAATCCTCCAAATTTTTCCACTCAAAGTGTTGTTTCTTTATTTGGCAAAGGCACACTCATACAAAACGATTACATGCTTTATATTGGTAAAGTACCAAGAAAATTTTCATGGAATCTTGGTTATTTTGAAACAGACAATGTCGATGCTCTGCGCATTACGGATTCAGAATCAGGTGTTTGGTTTTTACTCCCATCGACACGTTTGTCTCTCAATGAAGAAAACGAAGATGACAATGCTCGAGTTGCAGAATTAAACTTTGGGAATATCAGAACAAAAGCTTCCGGCAACCTATATGATACTGATGAAAAGACAAAAGAATTTAGTACAAAAATGATTATTTTGACCAATGAAGTTCAACTCAATATTCCACGCGGTGGAGATGCGCTTATTACGCGGGAGACCGATAAAAAAGGTGAATACTATACTCGAGTAATCAGTATTGGTGGGGTCATAAAAATAATTCCTAATGTTAAAAATTTAAATGAACAAGTAAAAGATAAGTATAAAAATATTTATTTAGGTGCTGGTATGGAATTAATTATTTATGGCAATGGAAAACTCTTACCAGTGAGTTCTCCAAAAACTGCAGTCATAGATAATTTTCTCGCATTTACCACTACACCAGATGAACTCGAAGCAAGAAAGCTCGTTGTTAATGATTCAAATTTAAATGAAGTTTTAGAAAAAGCAGTAATCTTAGCCCAACACGAAGAGTATTTTGAACTTTTAAATTTACTTGCGCCATACCAAGGAGACTTTTCTCAAAATGCTCTGTTACCCTATTACTTTGGTTATGCAAAAAAAGGATTATTTCAAACTTATGATGCAAAAAAATACTTTTTAATGGCACAAAAATTGGATCCCAAACTATCTTATGCTCACTGGCAAATGGGGCTAATATATTTAGATGAAAAAAAATATACAGAAGCTTTAAATGAATTGCTTATAGCAAAGAAAAACTTTAATTTAGATGAAAAATTGAACCATGAATATGAATATTATGTTGGTGTCGCATATTACTTTAAAAATATGTTACAAGAAGCGAAACAAGCATTTAAGAATGCTGTTTGGGACAATGAATTAGATCCCGCACTCAGACAATCAGCTGCGGAATTCTTAAAAAAAATAAATGTTGATAAGCCTTGGAGTCTCATTGTGCCTATTGGCATTCAATATGATGGCAATGTTCTTTCTGTTGCGCAGAATCAATCTCTCCCTTCGCAATACGCTTCTCAATCGAGTTGGAGAACTGTAGCGGGTGGGATTTATACCTATGACACAAGTAAAATCAATGAAGACGCTGGCTGGTTTCTCGGTGGCGGAGGAAAAGCATTTTACGTAAAGAATTTAACGTCTACTTATTCTGATTTAGATACACTTATTGTTGAAGGAAGTGTTTACGAAACAAGTCGGAATTATTTAGAAATAGATGGAAAAAAAGAAAAAGAAAGTTATCGTCTCTATCAAACAGCTGGAACAATTTTTGTAGACAATAGCTTTGATATGCAATACTTTCTTTTTGGTATAAATTACAAAGAACTTGAACTCAATATGGGAATCCAAATAGATATTTCTACTCGAAGCACTTTATATCAAAAAAGTGGACTAATTTATAATCAATATTACAATATGAGTTTTGGCAATTACGGCGTATTTAAACTAGATCTTGCATTACAGGGGCAAGAACAAGTTATGTTTAATACAACATCGTCTGTTGGACACACAATCGAAGCGATAGCCACTCCTAGTGCCACATATGCATATGATTCAAAAACAAGTCTCAAATTGAGCAATACCTTTGACTTTCTTTATGTCTTTCTCAATCCTTTGCAAAGTTACTACAAATTTATTCCCACTGCAGCCGTAAATTATTTTTTCCTCGATTGGCTGATTGGAACTTTAAGTCTCTCCTATGAATATGATATTGTTTTTCCTGGACCTAGCAACGTCAGTCGGCCCGGCTTTGCTCTTCTTGTAACAGGCATTTTTTAA